GTGGTCTGGCTGATGCTGCCCACCGGGGCGCCCACCACCCAGATGCTCGACGCCCTCCTCCCCCTGCTCCAGCCCGACGACCTGGTGGTGGACGGCGCCAACGCCCACTACCGGGACTCCCAGCGCCGCGCCCGGGAGCTGGCCGCCCGGGGGCTGCGCTTCGTGGACGCCGGGGTGAGCGGCGGGGTGTGGGGCCGGGAGCTGGGCTACTGCCTCATGGTGGGCGGCGCCCCGGAGGACGTGCAGCGCCTGGAGCCGGTGCTGCGGACGCTGGCGCCGCGCGACGGCTACGCCCACGTCGGCCCGCCGGGGGCGGGGCACTTCGTGAAGATGGTGCACAACGCCATCGAGTACGGGATGCTGCAGGCGATCGGCGAGGGGTTCGAGTTGCTGCACGCCTCGGAGTTCCCCCTCGACCTGCGGCAGATCGCCCACCTGTGGAACCAGGGGAGCGTGGTGCGGTCCTGGCTGATGGAGCTGGCCGAGCGCGCCTTCGCCGCCGACCCCGGCCTGGACGGGATCCGGGGGTACGTGGAGGACACCGGCTACGGGCGCTGGACGGTGCAGGACGCGGTGGAGCGCGCCGTCCCTGTACCGGCCATCGCGCTGGCCCTCTTCGCCCGCTTCCGCTCCCGCCAGGAGGACTCCTTCAGCGCGCGCGTGGTGGCGGCGCTGCGCCGGCAGTTCGGCGGCCACGCCGTCCACCAG
The DNA window shown above is from Armatimonadota bacterium and carries:
- the gnd gene encoding decarboxylating 6-phosphogluconate dehydrogenase codes for the protein VVWLMLPTGAPTTQMLDALLPLLQPDDLVVDGANAHYRDSQRRARELAARGLRFVDAGVSGGVWGRELGYCLMVGGAPEDVQRLEPVLRTLAPRDGYAHVGPPGAGHFVKMVHNAIEYGMLQAIGEGFELLHASEFPLDLRQIAHLWNQGSVVRSWLMELAERAFAADPGLDGIRGYVEDTGYGRWTVQDAVERAVPVPAIALALFARFRSRQEDSFSARVVAALRRQFGGHAVHQA